One part of the Nymphaea colorata isolate Beijing-Zhang1983 chromosome 8, ASM883128v2, whole genome shotgun sequence genome encodes these proteins:
- the LOC116259602 gene encoding transcription factor MYB1-like — MSPVAVGSSAAEGAGIRRGAWSKEEDSLLRNCVETYGEGNWHLVPHRSVFRKMVDGQVSPAGRPKCINLSVKKLKNKIWKLIAGRIPGRTANDVKNYWNSHLAKTFSANPTATREIPATPPRVVVHRPQAHRVSTRQRELLGQICPRREPNLNPPASSSQPLDIEKTPQQFPAPNLSSSDLPSLHGDLDLGEFAPGGDFFLNDAEFDDLFCDPFFWDWLKDDDGPSPLD, encoded by the exons ATGTCTCCGGTAGCCGTCGGCAGTAGTGCCGCTGAAGGTGCAGGCATAAGGAGAGGTGCATGGAGCAAGGAGGAAGATAGCTTGCTCAGAAACTGCGTGGAGACGTATGGGGAGGGGAACTGGCACCTTGTTCCCCACAGATCAG TTTTTAGAAAGATGGTGGACGGCCAAGTTTCGCCGGCCGGCCGGCCAAAGTGTATAAACCTTAGtgttaaaaaactgaaaaacaagAT ATGGAAGCTGATTGCTGGAAGAATACCTGGGAGGACGGCCAACGACGTCAAGAACTACTGGAACTCTCACTTGGCTAAAACGTTTTCGGCCAATCCTACAGCTACAAGAGAGATCCCAGCAACACCTCCTCGCGTCGTCGTCCACAGGCCGCAAGCTCACAGAGTCTCCACGAGACAGCGTGAGTTGCTGGGCCAGATCTGTCCACGAAGGGAACCAAATCTCAACCCTCCGGCCAGCTCTTCGCAGCCGCTGGACATTGAGAAGACGCCACAACAATTTCCTGCGCCAAATCTATCAAGCTCCGATCTGCCATCGCTGCATGGAGATCTGGACCTAGGGGAGTTTGCACCAGGAGGAGATTTCTTTCTTAATGATGCTGAATTTGATGACTTATTCTGCGATCCATTTTTTTGGGATTGGCTGAAGGATGACGATGGTCCTTCACCATTAGATTAA
- the LOC116259603 gene encoding transcription factor MYB1-like: protein MAPAAVRSSAAAGAADIRRGAWSKEEDCLLKKCVEKYGEGKWHLVPQRAGLERCRKSCRLRWLNYVSPNIKRGRFSIDEEDLIVRMHRLLGNRWSLIAGRMLGRTANDVKNYWNSYLAKRVSGKPATAELPAAPPPRTVVYRPQPHRISKRMRELLREMYSPWNKRRLIPPSSSQPLDGGKMAGQLPVAAEPSSCSLPSLPGEQFALGGGGAGDWFLDEELGDFFCDSFLWDWTKDDNDS, encoded by the exons ATGGCTCCGGCAGCCGTCCGCAGTAGTGCCGCTGCAGGTGCTGCGGATATAAGGAGAGGTGCATGGAGCAAGGAGGAAGATTGCTTGCTCAAGAAGTGCGTGGAGAAGTATGGGGAGGGAAAGTGGCACCTTGTTCCACAAAGAGCAG GGCTCGAAAGGTGTCGTAAAAGTTGCAGGCTGAGATGGCTCAACTATGTAAGTCCAAACATCAAGCGTGGTAGGTTTTCCATTGATGAGGAGGACCTTATCGTCAGGATGCATCGGCTACTGGGAAACAG ATGGTCGCTGATTGCGGGAAGGATGCTCGGGAGGACAGCCAACGACGTCAAGAACTACTGGAATTCTTACTTGGCCAAAAGGGTTTCAGGCAAACCAGCTACAGCGGAGCTCCCAGCAGCCCCTCCACCTCGCACGGTCGTCTACAGGCCGCAACCTCACAGAATCTCCAAGAGAATGCGTGAGTTGCTGCGCGAGATGTATTCACCATGGAACAAGCGAAGGCTCATCCCTCCCAGCTCTTCGCAGCCGTTGGACGGCGGGAAGATGGCAGGCCAGTTACCAGTTGCTGCAGAGCCGTCAAGCTGCAGTCTGCCATCGCTGCCTGGAGAACAATTTGCactaggaggaggaggagccgGAGATTGGTTCCTCGATGAGGAACTCGGCGACTTCTTCTGCGATTCATTTCTTTGGGACTGGACGAAGGATGATAACGATTCTTAA
- the LOC116259166 gene encoding transcription factor MYB1-like, with amino-acid sequence MAPAAVRSSAAAGAADIRRGAWSKEEDCLLKKCVEKYGEGKWHLVPQRAGLKRCRKSCRLRWLNYLSPNIKRGMFAIDEEELIVRMHRLLGNRWSLIAGRMPGRTANDVKNYWNSYLAKRVSGKPAAPELPPAPPPRTVVYRPQPQRVSMRMHELLRETYPPWVQRSLIPPSSSQPLDGAKMADQSPVAAEPSSSSLPSLPGEDELALGGGGDWFLDPELDDFFCDSFLWDLTKDDTGSSPLQ; translated from the exons ATGGCTCCGGCAGCCGTCCGCAGTAGTGCCGCTGCAGGTGCTGCGGATATAAGGAGAGGTGCATGGAGCAAGGAGGAAGATTGCTTGCTCAAGAAGTGCGTGGAGAAGTATGGGGAGGGAAAGTGGCACCTTGTTCCACAAAGAGCAG GGCTGAAAAGGTGTCGAAAAAGTTGCAGGCTGCGGTGGCTCAACTATCTTAGTCCAAACATCAAGCGTGGTATGTTTGCCATTGATGAGGAGGAACTTATCGTCAGGATGCATCGTCTACTGGGCAACAG ATGGTCGCTGATTGCGGGAAGGATGCCCGGGAGGACAGCCAACGACGTCAAGAACTACTGGAATTCTTACTTGGCCAAAAGGGTTTCAGGCAAACCAGCTGCACCGGAGCTCCCACCAGCCCCTCCACCTCGCACGGTCGTCTACAGGCCGCAACCTCAGAGAGTCTCCATGAGAATGCATGAGTTGCTGCGCGAGACGTATCCACCATGGGTCCAGCGAAGCCTCATTCCTCCCAGCTCTTCGCAGCCGCTGGACGGCGCAAAGATGGCAGACCAGTCACCAGTTGCTGCAGAGCCGTCAAGCTCCAGTCTGCCATCGCTGCCTGGAGAAGACGAGCTTGCactaggaggaggaggagattgGTTCCTCGATCCTGAACTCGACGACTTTTTCTGTGATTCATTTCTTTGGGATTTGACGAAGGATGATACGGGTTCATCACCATTACAGTAA